The following nucleotide sequence is from Macaca fascicularis isolate 582-1 chromosome 15, T2T-MFA8v1.1.
CAAATTAGTTAAAAGTGAGTAATGTCGAGTACACATggctccaaagaagatatacaaatggccaataagtacgTGAAAGAGGTTCAACATCAGGGAAGCACAAATGAAAACTATGATGAGATGTAACTTCAGAACCACTGGGAAGACTTTATCAAAAGGAGAGATGATAATGTTGGCTGGAATGTGGAGAAAAACTGAGACCCTCACATAGCTAGTGggtatataaaatggtatatctGCACTGGAAACAGTCTGGCACCTTCTGAAATGGTTAAACATGGAGTTTCCATATGACCCATCAGTTTCACTCTTAGTTCACTCTTACCtatgagaaatgaaagcatacatCCCCACAAAACCTTGTACACAAATTTCTTAGAAGTATTAttcattgggaggccaaggtgggtggatcacctgaggttgggagtttgagaccagcctgaccaacatggagaaactccgtctctactaaaaatacaaaattagctgggtgtggtggcacatgcctgtaatcccagctactcaggaggctgaggcaggagaatgcttgaacgtgggaggtggaggtttcggtgagccgagatggtgccattgcactccagcgtggacaacaacagcgaaactctgtctcaaaaaaagaaaaagaaaaaatacatatatgtttttcttttatatgtattatatatttttttctttattttatgtatattttatatatatatatatataaaattcacaatagccaaaaagtgaaaacaacccaaatgttcatcaccTGATGAATGAATAAGTTTCAGGATATCCaccaatggaatgttattcagcaataaaaaggttTGATATAATGATAGATTctaaaaacatggatgaaccttggaaaTATTCAAAGTAGAATAAGACAGGTGTGAAAgacatatattgtatgattccattcatatggaAGTCCAGAGCATGTAAAGCTATATAGAAAGTAAATTCATGGTTACATAGGCCTAGGGTGTAGATGGGGGGCAGGGGGTGATAGCTAAAggacaaggtttttttttttttttctttttcgttttctgagatggagtcttgctctgtcacctaggctggagtacagtggcacaatcttggctcactgcaacttccacctcttgggttcaagtgattctcctgcctcagcctctcatgtagctgggatcgtgtgccaccacgcccagctaatttttgtgtttttagtagagacgaggtttcaccatgttggccaggctggtctcgaactcctcacctcaagtgattcactcactttggcctcccaaagtgttgagattacaggcatgagccactgcacccagcctaggggttttctttttggtgataaaaatgttctaaagtttATAGTGATGATGCTTGCAAATTCTATAAGTAGACTTAATGCAGTGATGGTTGCaaattctataaatatatttaatgtggtgatggttgcaaatTCTATGAAAAACCCAAATTGTACAATTTCAACGAGCATGCTTTGTGAATGTCTTAAtaaagcttttatttaaaaaatgagcaaacgGTAGAATGTTAACATGGCCCACATCTATGTGGTGTCTGTATTGGTTTCTATTATACGTTTTCTATGTGGTTGAAACATTCCTAATAAAATGtgcacagttttttaaaaaagaaaaaaacatcagtGGACCTGAATGCAGGATGTCTTATGAATCTCACACAGAAGCTCCCATTCCTGAGGAATGCAGAGAAAAGCAGGAGATGGGGTAGGAGTTGGCATGGCCCAGCTAGCTCAGATGACACACGATGGTCCCAGTGGCATGACTTGGTTTGTGCGATTTGTGctttggggttttattttggCACCTTATAAAGGAGTAAAGCCTGTACACAGTCAGTTTCTGTCTAGCTAATAAAGGGCAGGGGGATGAAGCAGTTTACCTTGACTAACCTTGACTAACCATCCACTTGCATTGATTAGGAATCTTGTGATCCTATCTTCACCTGTGAGATTTCTATGTTGTTTGTGTTAAATGTCAGAGAATATCTATTAATCGCTCATACAGTTTAAGCAAATACTGTATACGTGATAAACATCCCTACAACATGATCTCTGGAATGAACTAAGACAAAGGAAATTCTGAGGAAGGACCGTGGCGTGAGAGGTGGAATTCATCCTTCCGAGGACTGAGATGAGGATGGAAAGTGAACCATCGGTAAATACAACCTTAGTCCGGACACATTTGCCTAAAATGAGCTCAAAGGGCACAGGTGTGCAGACAAAGCATGCTTGATGACGTCATAACTCACAATTCAGTAACCCAGTGTATCAGCTCCCTCACAAGGGATGTGCCAGGGTGAGGGCCACTGTTGAGAGTCTGTACCCAGTGATGGTCAGGGACTCAGTGACAGTGACTCTGGCAGCCCTGGCCAGATATCAGCGGATCCCCCAAGCCAGGTGACTCTCACTAATGCCGCCCAGGGCACCAAGACCTGACAGACATCTTGGGATGCTGAAGTTAGAATCAAAGTGCAGCTACAAAAGGGCAGCCACTGGATCAAGTCCATCCTGGTAGCTGTCAGAAAGCACAGCATGTTCACTAACGGCCTTGCTCACATTGTCAGATGGAGTTTCTCAGGAGGCCATGGCTTCTTCAGGGATCTGTCATCCATTGGTGAAGGGAGGAGGCGAACCCGCCCGGGGCCGCCCCAGCCACACGGGCTCCCAGAGAGTGACCTGGGTACATGAGCAGGGAGGCCAAACCCGTCTAGAGCCTCAGCACACCCCCAGCACCTGCTGTGAGCAAGCTGCGTGGCTTCCCCCAACGTGGATGTGATGATGTCACGGGTATTTACAGATTCCCTTGCACTGTGTCCCACAGTGCTCCTGGTTCATGTGTGATACTCTGCACTTGGGATGGAGGTGTGCTGACAGTCGTAAAGAGTCGagcctttcttcattctttcccgTGGCTCTGATGCGCAGTTTCCAGACACCAGTCAGGAAGGAAGTTCCTGAGATGATGGACCTTGTCCCAGTCACATCAGACTGCTAGGACAAAGTGTCATAGACTTGGTGGGTAGGGGAGGGGCGCATATTAAGAAACGAAATGCATTTGtcagtctggaggctggaagtctgaggttAGGGTCCCAGCAAGGTGAGGTTCTGgcgagggctctcttcctggcttgcagacagctgccttctcactgtgtcctcatgtcAGGGAGAGAGCGAGCTCCGGGATGTCTGCTTCTTACCAGGGCCCTAATCCCATCATTAGGGCCCCACCTTCATGGTCTCGTCTAACCCTGAATAACTCCCAAAGGCcgcatctccaaataccatcacatgaggagttagggcttcaacacaggaACTGGGGGGGACACACATTCAGTCTATCAGAGCCCCCCCATCAGCCCCACTGTGCCCGTGTAGGGGCAGATTGTAGGGCTCAGGCGGGACACAGAGGTGGAGGAAGCACAGGTTCTGCCTCTTGAAAATGGCTCAGCGAAAACAAGGACAGGGACAGTGGGGCAGAAAACAGCTAGTGAGGTAACCAGCAGAAGCCCCGAGGTGTCACTAAGCCAAGGTATCATTTTCACCCTTAAGTGAGGAAGTTGGCTGAGCACCCACACACACCAGAGTACCGACCACGTTCCCTTCAAACACGGCTCACTTAACATTCCTAAACCCTGCAAAGGGGAGGTGTTACCTCGTCTCCTGAGGATGGCCCTGAATGTAGAGGAGTCACGGGAGCTGCCTGCATCACCCACCAGTGACTCTTCACTCCCCACGTTTTCCCCGAGGGCCTGATGTGCACTGAGCTGGGGAAGCCCTGCCAAGATAAACTCTCCTTCCCAAAGGCCACAGAGGACGGAAGGCCTCCGACACTGCCCACATCGAGCAGAAGGGACCGGGCAGAGAGGCATCTGTCCGGCTGACTGCTGTGCTCCGTGGGCAGATGGGGCCGCCCAAACACGGCTCCCCTTGTCACTTGGCAGAGGGGCCAGGCCACCATATACCAGACAGCTTTGCCCCACCAGCTTCTGCTGCTGGGCCAGCGCCCGGCACCATGAGCACAGCTGTGCATGCAGGCAGTGCTGGGACCTGTGCTCTGGCAGTCACAGCGGTCCTGAGCCAACAAGGGCCCTGGGGAGGAATTGGAACTCAGACCGTGGACAAGAAGGTATTGGCCAGGAGGGAACCAGGGCAGGTGCCAGGTCCTGTCCATGCTGGGATCTGAGATTCTAAGAGGTGGGTTAGGGGTAGGGGGACAGAGGTCGGCCACATGGGGTGAGGGGAGTTCATCAGAGGTGGGGAGGACAGGACAACCTGGGAAAGAGCAGAGCGTCCTCCCTAGCCTCAGTCTCTCTCCTGATGCAGTCCTCATCTCACTCGTAGACTCCGGAAGTCTCCCTTCGGTGAACACCTGGCCCCCGACTCCCAGGGCACTTCCCGAACAGCCAGTGCCACATCCCAGGCAGCCCCTGCTCTGCCCTTGGGGTCTGTGCCTGGCAGAAGGGTGGCTGACTTGGCCCCCCCGGCCTGggccccagctcctcctgcctggGACCAGCAGACACACCCACCCTGCGCCTGGCGGGCTGGTCATGCTTGTTCCCGTTGGTGATGGTGTGTTGGGAGGGAACTGTTTTAGATACCAATGTAAATCTCTGTCTACATCAATTCCACACGAGTTCAGTCATCATATGGGAAGGGAATCATAGCTGTGGGGGGCTCCATGCAGGACCCCGAGGGCCCCTGAGGCCAGTCTCTGTGGCCACAGCAAGGAGCATCTGCTTCAGCTAGTTGGACAAGACTCTCTCCTGCCCAGAAACAGGCAGAGGGACTTCCCCTGCTCCGCGCCTCTCATATCCCACACACCCGTGTGGACGGACACCTCAACGTCTCCCCTCAGCCCAGTGCCCACGGTGTTCCTGATAAGGGTTAAGCAGGAGCGGCCCCCTCTTCCCATGTCCATGTTGTAGGCAGCTGCCTTCTCAGCTCCCACCTAGTAGAACAAGAGCCAGCCAGCTCTCTCCAATCCCAGGATTTTCCAGGGACACTGATAACGATGGGAGGCCCCGGGAAGCCTCCCTAAAGCAGGCGGGGTCTTGTGAGTGGGTGGTGGGAGGGATCAGGGCTTTCCTCAGCATCTGTCAGTCCCCGGAGCATCTGAAGGGGCCCCCTAtaccaggaggaaaaagtggagCCAGCTCCTATGGGttcccagtgcctggcatctCCTGGTTCCCTCTGCCCTCCTTCACAGACACCCTCCACGGAGCAGCACAGCGCCAAGGACAGAGGCAGCAGCCCCAGAGCATTTTCCAACACAACtacatttattccatttacacaTGAGGCCCCCAAGGGCTTCCCACCCACTAGCCCCCTCCCCGCAGgccctcccttcctgccctccctGTTCAgccaccctctccctcccctccctcctccaccctccaaagCTAAGGCCCAGCAAGATCAGCACTGGGGGAGAAGCAGCCTTTGCTTTGGGGCACCTGCTGCCATGAGGGTCCGAGAGTTCAGAGCCCCACCCTTGGGGACTGGCACCAGAGAGCCTGCCCCGCAGCGGCCCCTACTGGCTACAATGCCgctttttcttcctcctggaGACCAAGGGGCCACCCCTTCTCTTTTGAGACTGTGAGGGGCCACCCAGCCCTGGAGCCAGGGATTGCTCCCCAGAGACCCTGAGCCCAGGCCCTGGGTCGGGCATCTTTTCAGCAGGGGATGGGCTTCCGAAGAGAAGTCGCTTCTTGGACTTGGTAACAGGAGAGGGTGCTGGGCTGAGGCCTCTTCTCTGAGCAGATGGCGACTGAAGAGCTCCCTGGGGTCCCCGCCCTCCTGGGCTGAGAAGGCTTGAGGAAGGGACAGGGCTCTGGGATAGCCTCCAGGGCCGCAGCCTGTGGTGGGAACCCACGACACACACCATGCCAGGGAGTTCCCTCTCCTCACTTGACCCCTTAGCCAGCCTGTGTGACTCCTTAACAGGAGAGACTCCAGGGAGATCCAAGGTGTCCTTGGTtcccaggctggggcaggtgggtcTGTGGTCCTCGAGAGGAGAGGTTGGCTGGGCAGCCCTCAGCCCGGGGCAATCCTGACATCCCAAAAGCACAGCAGGGTCTTTGGACCTGGCCATGCCGGTGCACACTCTAGCCTGTCCCTGAGGGACCTGGGCAGCCGTCTGGGGTGGGCAGGTTTCCATGCCGATCCCTTGTTGGGGGTCAGGGGCGTCTCTCTCTGCTCCTTGGCGAGCTGCAAACTTAGAAGGACTTGAGTCCAAACAGGCCGTGCCATGACTAGGGGCTGCCCTCACACGCCGTTTCTCCTTCAAGGATAGGAGGCGCTTCTCCACTAGCTGCGGGAGGAAAGAGGCACTTAATGGTGCTGCCCCAGGTGTGAGCAGGGCCCAGGGTGGTGGAGACCAGGGCAGTTGGGCGGGAGACAGGGAAGTCTGAGGCATCTGGGCTTCGTGTCAAAGGGAGAGGGTGTGGCTCTGCCAGGCATCCCGTTGGGCCTCATTGCAGCTTGCATCCTGACTCCCCTCCCTGGCTCctctccgtcccactccctctgAACCTGCATCTTCCCTCCCCAGAGTGACTCCCCAAGAAGCTGAGCATCCCCAGCAGGATGGGGTTAGACAATCAGGTGGGCCTTGTGTGCCGGGTCCCTCCTGCCTCTGGGTTCCCCTCCCTCCGCTGGTCTACCTGGGCAAGTGTGagttcttcctccttctccagctccTGGCTTAGGGCCAGTAAATCCATCTGTGGATCTGGGGAAAGCAGTTCTTCCAGGAATGGGGAGTGAATGACGGCCTCCACctggaaacagaaggaagaagacATGAGCTTCCTGGGCAGGGAGTAACCTGGAGCCAAGGACACCCAGAGGAGATGCAGAAAGCAGGGAGGGCCCTGTCCCCACCCTCCTGGGGCTGTCTCATATGGCGACCACCAGCTACACACACAGACCACAGACCTGGtggcatacacacatatacagacagagacacacaaaccacacatagacacacaaacaGATCCATATATGACACaggaaaagacacagacacaAGTAACACACATGCCACATtcacacccacacagacacacagtaaCAAatcacagacacaaacacacagcaACACATAGACACACGCAATCACATACACAGACAAATCCACAGgaacacacccacccacccccctGCTGAGTAGCTAAGGAACAGAGCTTCATTCCAAGGGCCTGGGAGTGCCACCCCCTGGAATCCTGCAGATCCCAGCACTCCAGGCCAGCCCACCTTGGTGACAAAGTCTTCCTGGGAACACAGCTTGTCAATGTAGCTCAGGAGGCCCGGGTCTGGAGTCATCCCATCCGCTTCCTGTGGCTGCTCCACTTCGCCATCTTCACATTGTCCCTCGGGCTCCCCTGTGGCCCCAAGGTGAGACCCCAGCAGCTCCTCCATGATGTCCACATACTCCTGCACCACTTCAGGGGGGATCTCCTCAGGGACCTTGGTCTCTGCTGGCTGCTGGGGCCTGGGTGGTGGCAGGCGGGCCTTGGTCTCTGCTGGTCGCTGGGGCCTGGGTGGTGACAGGTGGGCCTTGGTCTCCGCTGGCCACTGGGGCCTGAGtggtggcaggcaggcaggcggggcCTTGGGGCCAGCCTTGCTGGGAAGGTAcactgaggcagagagggaggaggccgggcgtggtgaggGCCGCTCCTCCTGTCTGCACCACACAGGGGAGGGCAGGGCTTGGGGATGTGAAGTGGGTCCCAGCTGGGTCAGGACCACCTGAACCACAGCGCCCTTGGAGGAGACACGCAGGAGGGGCACATCTGAGACAGCATCGCTTGGGAGGAAGTTTGGAGCCAACAATATGCCATGTACTCTCCCCGCTCATCCCTGCTTCCTGGGTAGAGCATATGTGGAGTTTTGGACGGGCGAGGGGAGAGAGTAAGTAGGAAACCTGACCAAGTCAATACCCCGCTTCGTGATCACAGGCCGCCCATGAAGTAGGTATTGACCAGGTCAGTACCCAACATACACTCCCAGAAGCTGTCCTGTTGGGGAGCAAACCCCCCTCTTGAAGGGAAGCAGGGGGTGTGGGGACAGTGGCCTCCCTTGGCCCCTTTAGCCTTTGCCATGGCTCCTATGGGAATGTGGGAAGCTGTACCTGGCTGCTTGTCCACCTCAGGGGCCGGGGATCCTTGAGGTTCAAGCCTCGGCGGGGCTGGAGGAGGCAGGCTCTGGGTCCCCTTCATCCACTGTGCTTTCTGCATCTGCATCTCCTCCTCAGCCTCGAACTCCAGGAACCTGGGGGTGAAGGAGGCCCAGGCTGTGCGGAGAGGGTCCAGGCCCCCTGTCCCCAGGACCAGGCAGTGGCCGAGGGCAGGGATGCGAGGGACTGCCTTGGGTGGGCTGTCCAGGCCCTCACTGGGTCTCATCCCCCAGTCCCAGGAGGGAGCTGCTCCCAGAGTTCTGGGCTCACCCTCCCTCACCCGGCCCCT
It contains:
- the NUTM2F gene encoding NUT family member 2F → MKKNQITPVWSRKENVVAREKRSSGLQTHFLLSASSWPVPCTLCYCGDEEFAPFHVYYLMNRGQVWILAGSQWKAYPVLGPGVTVNPGASLSVFTALPFATPAPGPAHGPPLVTAAVPPGGPLVLSAFPSTLLVAGQDGRGPSGAGASNVFVQMRTEVGPVKPPQAQTLVLTQDPLVWQAPGALCGGVVCPPPLLLAAAPGVPITSAQVVGSAQACEGGWSQGLPIPPPPPAAQMPPIVPPGNTGPWPEGAHGEGSLPPSQAKAPPDDSCNLKSVYENFRLWQRYKPLARRHLPQSPDTEALSCFLIPVLRSLARRKPTMTLEEGLWRAVHEWQHTSNFDRMIFYEMAEKFLEFEAEEEMQMQKAQWMKGTQSLPPPAPPRLEPQGSPAPEVDKQPVYLPSKAGPKAPPACLPPLRPQWPAETKAHLSPPRPQRPAETKARLPPPRPQQPAETKVPEEIPPEVVQEYVDIMEELLGSHLGATGEPEGQCEDGEVEQPQEADGMTPDPGLLSYIDKLCSQEDFVTKVEAVIHSPFLEELLSPDPQMDLLALSQELEKEEELTLAQLVEKRLLSLKEKRRVRAAPSHGTACLDSSPSKFAARQGAERDAPDPQQGIGMETCPPQTAAQVPQGQARVCTGMARSKDPAVLLGCQDCPGLRAAQPTSPLEDHRPTCPSLGTKDTLDLPGVSPVKESHRLAKGSSEERELPGMVCVVGSHHRLRPWRLSQSPVPSSSLLSPGGRGPQGALQSPSAQRRGLSPAPSPVTKSKKRLLFGSPSPAEKMPDPGPGLRVSGEQSLAPGLGGPSQSQKRRGGPLVSRRKKKRHCSQ